From Desulfatirhabdium butyrativorans DSM 18734:
AGACCACCCCGCGGTCTTCATCCCCCAGATAATGGGCCTCATCGAGGACCACGAAATCCGTATCGATCGTCTCGCCATGATGCATGGCATCGTAGAGCTGATTGCGCAGGATTTCCGTTGTGCCGACAATGATCGGCGCCTGCGGATTTTCCTTGCGATCCCCGGTGAGGATGCCGACCCGATCCGCGCCAAACAGTTCGCTGAATTCCCGGTATTTGGCGTTGCTCAAAGCCTTGAGCGGGGAGGCATACCAGCTCCGGCCCCCCGATTCGAGAATCCGCCGGATGGCCTGAACGGCAATCCAGGTTTTTCCGGAGCCGGTGGGCGCACTCACCAGGCAATCCGCCTGCTGAATCCATTCGAGCGCTTCGAGCTGGAAGGGATCGGGCTGAAACGGTTGCGGTTCCGGAATGCCGATCTGGCGAAAAACGGCCTTGAGCCGCCGGTCGGCAGAAGGGCTCAGGCTGGCATGGGCACGATCCGGAGCAGGCTTGCGATGGCCTTGCTGCCGCCCTTTCGGCCGGGAGCCGGGTTTCCAGCGTCTTCTCATCTACAGCCGACCGATCATTTCGCGAACCCGATCCTTGGCAATGCTCACCGTGGAAAACGGGGAAACGCCCTTGAGATCGGCATCGATCAGCGCCTCATCATAGGGAAGCCAGCCGATGAAATCGAATTGGGGAAGGTTTTCCTGCAGGAATCGGACGTCGGCGTCGTTGCGAATCTTGTTGCCCACAACGGCAAGGCGGTTCAAACCGATTTCGCCTGCCAAATGCTGAATGTGCTCCGCCGTTTCGATGCTTCTTCTGCCAGGTTCCACGACGACGATGAGTTTGTCCACGGCCCGGGCGGTCGCGCGGCCCAAATGCTCGATGCCTGCCTCCATGTCCATGATGACGACCTCATCCCGTGCGAGCACGATATGCGTGATCAGCGCCCGGAGCAGGGTGCTTTCCGGACAGATGCATCCGGAACCGCCTTTCTTGACCCCGCCAAGGCGCATCATTTTGATGTTGTTGAGCTTGGCGGACAAGGCTTCGGGCAGATCGTCCACTTTCGGGTTCAGTTTGAAAAAACCGCCGATGCTGCCCGGCTGGGCCTCGGTCCTTTCGTAGATCATCTCTTTCATTTCGGAGATCGGCACGATCTTGTCCGCGTTTTCAATGCCGAGAGCCGCAGCCAGATTGGCATCCGGGTCTGCATCGATGGCCAGTACGCGTTTGCCCATTTCATCGAGGGTTCGAATCAGAAGGGCTGAAAAAGTGGTTTTCCCCACCCCGCCCTTTCCACTGACGGCAAGTTTCATGGCAGTATCCTTTTTGAGATTGGCATAACAACGCAATATCAGGGTGTTCACATCATTGTCCATCCAAACAGAAACCCCATCATATTCGTTGTCGTTGTCGTAATCGCCGTTGGCGTTCTCGTCTTCATGGTCTTCGTAATCGTCACAACCACAACAGGTTTCCGTTCAGACACTAATATAGTGTCTGAACGGAAAACCCCTATTCGGAGCAGCGCACCGCCTGCGGGCAGGCAATTTTGCGATACAGCGCGAAAACTCAGCCGCCCGATATCGTAAGGGCCGGGCGGGTCCGCATTCATCCAGAAAAGCCGAATCCAATGAATGAGGGGGTTTATATCGTGCTTTCTCCTGTAGGACGCCCGGCCCAACGATCTCCGGCGGCTTCAGACAAGTTCCCGCTGCATCGCAAAACAGCCTGCCCTCCGGCTCAGGTTGTACCCAAAACAGGTTTTCCGTTCAGACACTAATATAGGTTCAGGAAACCAACCTGCAAGTTTTGGTCTTCATACTGTTGGCCTTCAGACTAATGTTTCGTCAGCCTGCTGTAAATGCGGACAAGTTTTTCGGGAAGCTCGGTGACATCCGAAATCACCGTGTGCCGGTTCCATCCATACAGATCATCCAGGAGCGGATCTGCGGCGATGTTCACCGTAACGGCATGGACATGAATCCCCTTCGCCCGGGCCTCCTGAACGGATTTCCGGGTATCGGCCACGGCAACTTCCCGCTTGTAATCCACATCGTTGGGGAATCCATCCCCCAGAACGATCAGCACCCGGACGGCTGCCGCCTGCAAGGCGAGCTGCGCCGCAGCATGACGGATGGCCGCCCCCATCCGGGTGCTTCGAAGCGGCCGCATGGCGCTGATCCGGCCGTGAACCGATGCATCC
This genomic window contains:
- a CDS encoding AAA family ATPase, translated to MKLAVSGKGGVGKTTFSALLIRTLDEMGKRVLAIDADPDANLAAALGIENADKIVPISEMKEMIYERTEAQPGSIGGFFKLNPKVDDLPEALSAKLNNIKMMRLGGVKKGGSGCICPESTLLRALITHIVLARDEVVIMDMEAGIEHLGRATARAVDKLIVVVEPGRRSIETAEHIQHLAGEIGLNRLAVVGNKIRNDADVRFLQENLPQFDFIGWLPYDEALIDADLKGVSPFSTVSIAKDRVREMIGRL